Genomic segment of Bacteroidota bacterium:
AAACAATCTGGACAGGAGGTAGGTTTAAGTAAATAATAAAAAGGCAAAAAACGAATAAGACCATAATGTTTACTGAGCACATAATTCGCCATATCAATAGTATGCCATCCTGTAATTGGTGTTTCTGTATGTACTGAAAAATATTTGAGACTATCTGTTACCCCAAGGAAGTTTCCCAGAACTATTGAATCACAGGTAATTTCTACTTCAGAAAAAGTGCTCCAAGGCGCATTATTTGGAACTATCCAGCTTGTTCCAACGGCAGCCCATGGTTTAAAAATTGCAGGCATTGTGCAATAATACTCAGTATAATTAATCAGGCTGTCGCCTTTTTGGGTAAATTGCATTTGGTAAGGGACTTCAGAAAAAAAAGTGTCTACCTTAAAATTTATAAGCGAATCAAAGCACTCCTGCGAAATCCCCTCAGGGGCTTTTGTATTAAAATAGTAGTTCGTAGTAACGCCATCAGTTGAAACCGAGTCGTGTTTGCAACTAAACAAGCTTGCAGATCCTTCAAGATAATAATACATGTCTGTTTGGTATGGAAATAAGGCCCAATCCTGACAAAAGATATTGAAAGAATTGATTAGGAGCAGAATAACAAGTAGCGGTTTCATATAGAAAGGGTTTGATATTTCAGGAGTAGGTTGTTTTAGGTATTCAAAACAATGGTTTGTTTATTGTTGACATATTGCCATTTTGGATTTTTCATACCCAAACAAATAGATAATTGCGTTGGTGCTATTTTACAATTTTAAAAAAGAAATTTGTTACACCATTTTGCTATGCAAGTTACAAAAAAAAGTAATATCTAGCCAGGATTGCCATGGAAATAAATTAATGTGTTGATTAGTTAATCACTGTTGTCCGGTAAAACTCATATGATTTTGTGAGACCCCAACAGCTAATTTGCTAATGAATAATTCGGAGCTCTCGTTGGGGCTAATCAATATTAGCCCGACTCATAATTAACTGATAAATCAATAATAGAAAATCCGAATTTGAGCAAGATTGTCATTAACTGTCGGACCCCCATCAGCTAATTTGCTAATCGGCTAATTAGCTAATTATCAGCAGTTTTTTGTGCATAGAAACTTGAAATGGAATTCTAGCCCGGATCGAAATGGAAACCCCTGCGAGGAACGAGCAGGAGTTGGAATGGAGAGCCGGCAGCGGAGTTGCAGGTGTGGGAGATGGAGATGCTCCAAATCAGGTAAACTACAATTCGCTACATAAATGTGTTGTAAGCGAGCGGGTTCTGTTTTAGATTGTTTTAAAGCCGGTATATTTCCAGAGCACTTCGGGAATATTGATGCCCTCGGGTGTTTGGTTGTTTTCCAAAATTGAAGCTAAAATGCGCGGAAGGGCTAGTGCGCTGCCGTTTAGGGTGTGCACGAGTTTGTTTTTGCCATCGGCATTGTCTTTATAACGACATTTTAGGCGGTTGCTTTGGAAGGTTTCGAAATTGGATACAGAGCTAACTTCCAGCCAGCGTTGTTGGGCTGCTGAAAACACTTCGAAATCGTACGTAATTGCTGATGCGAAACCCATGTCGCCGCCGCATAAACGCAAAATACGATAAGGTAAACCGAGCTCCTGAACTAGGTTTTCTACATGTTTTACCATGGCCTCGTGGCGTTCAATGGATGTATCGGGGTGGGCAATTTCCACGATTTCCACTTTTTCGAACTGGTGTAAACGGTTTAAACCGCGCACATCTTTGCCATAACTACCCGCTTCGCGACGAAAACAAGGTGAATAGGCGGTCATTTTGATAGGTAATTCGTCCTCTTTTACGATTACATCGCGATAAATATTGGTAACGGGCACTTCGGCGGTTGGAATCAGATAAAAATCGTCGACTACGGCATGGTACATCTGACCTTCCTTATCGGGCAACTGACCGGTGCCATAGGCGGAGTCGGCATTTACCATAAATGGCGGAATGTATTCAATATAACCTGCTTCACCGGCTTTATCGAGGAAATAGGCTACTAAAGCGCGTTGTAAGCGGGCACCTTTATTAATATATACGGGAAAACCGCTTCCGGTTATTTTATTGCCGAGTTCAAAATTGATGAGGTTGTATTTTTCGGCGAGTTCCCAGTGTGGAAGGGCGTTGAAATTAAATTCCGGAACTGTGCCACCGGTGCTTACCACTTCGTTTTCTTCAGGTGTTAAACCGGCCGGAACGATATCCTGTGGCAGGTTTGGGAGCGTGAGGAGTAAGTTTTTTATACTTTCTGCAATAGTGGCATGTTGTGTTTCGATTTCGGCAGAACGGGTTTTGAGTTCGGCCACCTTTAGTTTCATGGTTTCGGCAGCATCTTTTTGGCCTTGAGCCATTAATTTGCCGATTTCTTTGCTGGTGCTGTTTGTTTCAGAAAGGGTATTATCTAAAGCAGTTTGTAATTTTTTTCGTTCATCGTCGAGCTGTAAAACCTCGTCAATTAAACTAATATTGTATTTATTACGTTTAGTTAAACGGGTTTTAGCTATTTCTGTGTTTGCTCTTAAATAATTAATATCCAGCATGCGCTTTAAAATTTTGGCAAAGATACGCCTAAGTGGCATCTTAAGGAAAGGAGATTTTGCGGTATAGGTAAGGAGTTGACAGAAAAATGCGAAAAAAACAGTGTAGCAAACACTTCATTATCAAATAGTTGAAGAAGTTGGTTGCGGCATGTTTGTTTATTTGAAAATTCCGTCTTATTATTGCACTGTAAAGTCCGATTAACCAGCTAAAGGACATCTCATCTGAATATTTCAATTGTTTTATTCAGTCAAATTTTTTTCCTGATTTATTTTCGATTTTAGATTGAACCTACATTGTATTTAGTGAAATTTTATTTTTTAACTTATAAAAGTTTGTAATGTATACTGAAGCACAGTTGAACGAAATGCTCGTTCCTGAACTGAGAGAGATTGCGGAGTCATTATCGATCAACAACTTTAAAAAAATGGGTAAAAGTGAATTGGTAACTGCCATAATAGGCACTGCCAAAAAACACGTTAATACTCATAAAACCAGCGATGATAAAAAGAATGATCGCAAACGTTTGTTACGCCCTCGTAAGAAAAAAGAATTAGCCGGTGATGAAGAACCTGAAAAGGTAATTGCACCAAAAATTGAATTTGTTGAAGAGGAGGATGAAGACGTAAAAATTGAAGTGCCTGCAACGGGTGATGATACTTTTAATAATCAGGCGCATGAGCAGCAGGTAAATGAACAACCTGTTGTTGAGCAACAAACAAATGAGCAGCCTGTTGTAAATCATCGTGAAGAAACGCAACAACAACAACATCAATATCCAAAGAAAAACAGAGAGCCAAGATTTAATATTGATTTAGACGGCGCAGTTCCGGGTGAAGGTGTATTAGAAATGATGCCTGACGGATATGGATTTTTGCGCAGTGCTGATTATAATTATCTTACCAGCCCTGATGATATTTATGTTTCACCATCACAAATAAAATTATTCGGATTAAAAACCGGCGACTGGGTTTCGGGATTTGTCCGCCCTCCGAAAGAAGGTGAAAAATATTTCGCATTATTAAGAGTAGAAACAATTAATGGTCGCGACCCGAAAGAAATTCGTGACCGCGTTCCATTCGATTATCTTACACCATTATTTCCGGAAGAAAAATTAAATCTGGTTTATAGTCCTACCGATTATTCAACCCGTGTTATCGATTTATTTACACCAATTGGAAAAGGTCAGCGTGGTATGATTGTAGCGCAACCGAAAGTGGGTAAAACATTTTTATTAAAATCGATTGCAAATGCTATTGCACAAAATCATCCGGAAGTATATTTAATTGTATTATTAATTGATGAACGTCCGGAAGAGGTTACTGATATGGAACGCAGTGTAAACGCAGAAGTAATTGCGAGTACATTTGATGAGCCTGCAGAAAAACACGTGAAGGTGAGCAGTATTGTGCTTCAAAAAGCAAAACGACTGGTAGAGTGCGGACAGGATGTGGTTATATTATTGGATTCAATTACACGTTTAGCGCGCGCACATAATACAGTTGCGCCATCGAGTGGTAAAGTATTATCTGGTGGTGTTGAAGCGAATGCAATGCAAAAACCAAAACAATTTTTTGGTGCTGCCAGAAATATAGAATTTGGTGGTTCGCTTACCATTCTTGCAACTGCCTTAATTGATACAGGAAGTAAAATGGATGAGGTAATTTTTGAAGAGTTTAAAGGAACCGGTAACATGGAATTACAACTCGAAAGAAAATTATTTAACAAACGTATTTTCCCTGCAGTAGATGTAACGGCAAGCTCAACCCGTCGCGATGATTTATTACACGAAAAAGAAGTGTTACAGCGTATGTGGGTATTGCGTAATCACCTGGCTGATATGAATACCGAAGAAGCCATGAACTTTATTTTACAACATATGCGTGGAACAAAAAGTAATGAAGAGTTTTTGGCTACGATGAGCAGATAAATTAAAGTTTAAACATATTAAAATCCGCAAAAGCGGATTTTTTTTATGCATTACATTTAATTAAATAAAAAATTACCATTCGCCATAATTGGCGTAGAAGCTAAAATGTAAAGATCTTATGAGCAAACCGCCAATATTACTTGCGTTTTTATTAAAATAATCTTGGTA
This window contains:
- the serS gene encoding serine--tRNA ligase, yielding MLDINYLRANTEIAKTRLTKRNKYNISLIDEVLQLDDERKKLQTALDNTLSETNSTSKEIGKLMAQGQKDAAETMKLKVAELKTRSAEIETQHATIAESIKNLLLTLPNLPQDIVPAGLTPEENEVVSTGGTVPEFNFNALPHWELAEKYNLINFELGNKITGSGFPVYINKGARLQRALVAYFLDKAGEAGYIEYIPPFMVNADSAYGTGQLPDKEGQMYHAVVDDFYLIPTAEVPVTNIYRDVIVKEDELPIKMTAYSPCFRREAGSYGKDVRGLNRLHQFEKVEIVEIAHPDTSIERHEAMVKHVENLVQELGLPYRILRLCGGDMGFASAITYDFEVFSAAQQRWLEVSSVSNFETFQSNRLKCRYKDNADGKNKLVHTLNGSALALPRILASILENNQTPEGINIPEVLWKYTGFKTI
- the rho gene encoding transcription termination factor Rho, whose amino-acid sequence is MYTEAQLNEMLVPELREIAESLSINNFKKMGKSELVTAIIGTAKKHVNTHKTSDDKKNDRKRLLRPRKKKELAGDEEPEKVIAPKIEFVEEEDEDVKIEVPATGDDTFNNQAHEQQVNEQPVVEQQTNEQPVVNHREETQQQQHQYPKKNREPRFNIDLDGAVPGEGVLEMMPDGYGFLRSADYNYLTSPDDIYVSPSQIKLFGLKTGDWVSGFVRPPKEGEKYFALLRVETINGRDPKEIRDRVPFDYLTPLFPEEKLNLVYSPTDYSTRVIDLFTPIGKGQRGMIVAQPKVGKTFLLKSIANAIAQNHPEVYLIVLLIDERPEEVTDMERSVNAEVIASTFDEPAEKHVKVSSIVLQKAKRLVECGQDVVILLDSITRLARAHNTVAPSSGKVLSGGVEANAMQKPKQFFGAARNIEFGGSLTILATALIDTGSKMDEVIFEEFKGTGNMELQLERKLFNKRIFPAVDVTASSTRRDDLLHEKEVLQRMWVLRNHLADMNTEEAMNFILQHMRGTKSNEEFLATMSR